A DNA window from Archocentrus centrarchus isolate MPI-CPG fArcCen1 chromosome 15, fArcCen1, whole genome shotgun sequence contains the following coding sequences:
- the LOC115793167 gene encoding uncharacterized protein LOC115793167 isoform X2: MDGRGDELPTFMSRLLESLAIFNYNLNIQDMQNAAGDGNHFHNNWQNIDNFGIADMDEEFVDLNGENDDVLVGGANIDDEVFDDPVDLNRENDDVLVGGANIDDEVFYDPVDLNGENDDVLVGGANIDDEVFYDPVDLNGENDDVLVGGADIDDEVFYDPVDLNGENDDVLVGVADIDDEVFYDPVDLNRENDDIAVAGGINNDNVYEAVEEAADVHQDIPEEDPLPGVSSGSTKRPREENVDDEAHTSKRIRLANPDLRTESDIAHEGAEEAADVHQDIPEEDPLPGVSSGSTKRPREENVDDEAHTSKRIRLANPDLRTESDIAHEGAEEAADVHQDIPEEDPLPGVSSGSTKRPREENVDDEAQEGSPPELDNHQVGGSRKKNKKKKKKKKKKKNKKNKKN; this comes from the exons ATGGATGGAAGAGGAGACGAATTACCAACTTTTATGTCCAGACTCTTGGAAAGTCTGGCCATATTCAATTATAATCTAAATATCCAAGATATGCAGAACGCTGCTGGGGATGGCAACCATTTCCACAATAACTGGCAAAATATTGACAATTTTGGTATTGCCGACATGGATGAGGAGTTTGTTGACCTGAATGGAGAAAATGATGATGTTCTTGTAGGTGGTGCCAACATTGATGATGAGGTCTTTGATGACCCTGTTGACCTGAATAGAGAAAATGATGATGTTCTTGTAGGTGGTGCCAACATTGATGATGAGGTCTTTTATGACCCTGTTGACCTGAATGGAGAAAATGATGATGTTCTTGTAG GTGGTGCCAACATTGATGATGAGGTCTTTTATGACCCTGTTGACCTGAATGGAGAAAATGATGATGTTCTTGTAGGTGGTGCCGACATTGATGATGAGGTCTTTTATGACCCTGTTGACCTGAATGGAGAAAATGATGATGTTCTTGTAGGTGTTGCCGACATTGATGATGAGGTCTTTTATGACCCTGTTGACCTGAATAGAGAAAATGATGACATTGCTGTTGCTGGTGGAATCAACAATGATAATGTTTATGAGGCAGTTGAAGAAGCTGCAGATGTCCACCAGGACATCCCAGAAGAGGATCCTTTGCCTGGAGTCTCCAGTGGATCCACCAAAAGACCCAGAGAGGAGAATGTAGATGATGAAGCGCACACGAGCAAAAGAATCAGACTTGCAAACCCTGATCTAAGGACTGAGTCTGATATTGCTCATGAGGGAGCTGAAGAAGCTGCAGATGTCCACCAGGACATCCCAGAAGAGGATCCTTTGCCTGGAGTCTCCAGTGGATCCACCAAAAGACCCAGAGAGGAGAATGTAGATGATGAAGCGCACACGAGCAAAAGAATCAGACTTGCAAACCCTGATCTAAGGACTGAGTCTGATATTGCTCATGAGGGAGCTGAAGAAGCTGCAGATGTCCACCAGGACATCCCAGAGGAGGATCCTTTGCCTGGAGTCTCCAGTGGATCCACCAAAAGACCCAGAGAGGAGAATGTAGATGATGAAGCGCAAGAGGGTTCACCTCCAGAACTTGACAACCATCAAGTTGGAGGATccaggaagaagaacaagaagaagaagaagaagaagaaaaagaagaagaacaagaagaacaagaagaatTAG
- the LOC115793167 gene encoding protein PFC0760c-like isoform X1 translates to MDGRGDELPTFMSRLLESLAIFNYNLNIQDMQNAAGDGNHFHNNWQNIDNFGIADMDEEFVDLNGENDDVLVGGANIDDEVFDDPVDLNRENDDVLVGGANIDDEVFYDPVDLNGENDDVLVGGANIDDEVFYDPVDLNRENDDVLVGGANIDDEVFYDPVDLNGENDDVLVGGADIDDEVFYDPVDLNGENDDVLVGVADIDDEVFYDPVDLNRENDDIAVAGGINNDNVYEAVEEAADVHQDIPEEDPLPGVSSGSTKRPREENVDDEAHTSKRIRLANPDLRTESDIAHEGAEEAADVHQDIPEEDPLPGVSSGSTKRPREENVDDEAHTSKRIRLANPDLRTESDIAHEGAEEAADVHQDIPEEDPLPGVSSGSTKRPREENVDDEAQEGSPPELDNHQVGGSRKKNKKKKKKKKKKKNKKNKKN, encoded by the exons ATGGATGGAAGAGGAGACGAATTACCAACTTTTATGTCCAGACTCTTGGAAAGTCTGGCCATATTCAATTATAATCTAAATATCCAAGATATGCAGAACGCTGCTGGGGATGGCAACCATTTCCACAATAACTGGCAAAATATTGACAATTTTGGTATTGCCGACATGGATGAGGAGTTTGTTGACCTGAATGGAGAAAATGATGATGTTCTTGTAGGTGGTGCCAACATTGATGATGAGGTCTTTGATGACCCTGTTGACCTGAATAGAGAAAATGATGATGTTCTTGTAGGTGGTGCCAACATTGATGATGAGGTCTTTTATGACCCTGTTGACCTGAATGGAGAAAATGATGATGTTCTTGTAGGTGGTGCCAACATTGATGATGAG GTCTTTTATGACCCAGTTGACCTGAATAGAGAAAATGATGATGTTCTTGTAGGTGGTGCCAACATTGATGATGAGGTCTTTTATGACCCTGTTGACCTGAATGGAGAAAATGATGATGTTCTTGTAGGTGGTGCCGACATTGATGATGAGGTCTTTTATGACCCTGTTGACCTGAATGGAGAAAATGATGATGTTCTTGTAGGTGTTGCCGACATTGATGATGAGGTCTTTTATGACCCTGTTGACCTGAATAGAGAAAATGATGACATTGCTGTTGCTGGTGGAATCAACAATGATAATGTTTATGAGGCAGTTGAAGAAGCTGCAGATGTCCACCAGGACATCCCAGAAGAGGATCCTTTGCCTGGAGTCTCCAGTGGATCCACCAAAAGACCCAGAGAGGAGAATGTAGATGATGAAGCGCACACGAGCAAAAGAATCAGACTTGCAAACCCTGATCTAAGGACTGAGTCTGATATTGCTCATGAGGGAGCTGAAGAAGCTGCAGATGTCCACCAGGACATCCCAGAAGAGGATCCTTTGCCTGGAGTCTCCAGTGGATCCACCAAAAGACCCAGAGAGGAGAATGTAGATGATGAAGCGCACACGAGCAAAAGAATCAGACTTGCAAACCCTGATCTAAGGACTGAGTCTGATATTGCTCATGAGGGAGCTGAAGAAGCTGCAGATGTCCACCAGGACATCCCAGAGGAGGATCCTTTGCCTGGAGTCTCCAGTGGATCCACCAAAAGACCCAGAGAGGAGAATGTAGATGATGAAGCGCAAGAGGGTTCACCTCCAGAACTTGACAACCATCAAGTTGGAGGATccaggaagaagaacaagaagaagaagaagaagaagaaaaagaagaagaacaagaagaacaagaagaatTAG